In one Vibrio sp. VB16 genomic region, the following are encoded:
- the fadA gene encoding acetyl-CoA C-acyltransferase FadA, translating into MKNVVIVDAIRTPMGRSKNGVFRYTRADKLSAVLMSEMFNRQPNVKPEMVDDVIWGCVQQTEEQCMNVARNSALLAGLPVEVTATTVNRLCGSSMDALHMACNSIKAGSAEVVLVGGVEHMGHIPMTHGVDLNPENNKQIAQASAMMGLTAEMLGKMYDIPREEQDMLGARSHRLAQQASIEGRFDNEIVPISGHDEHGVPILVSYDEVIRPETTEESLAQLRPVFDPVSGTVTAGTSSALSDGASCLLVMSEEKATELGVTPRARIVATTTAGVAPAIMGFGPVPASKKALEQAGLSINNIDYAEVNEAFAAQSIPCLKELGLWESRDEKVNLHGGAISLGHPLGCSGARIVGTLINVMEQRKGRYGLATMCIGMGQGIATIIEIV; encoded by the coding sequence ATGAAAAATGTAGTTATTGTTGATGCAATTCGTACACCGATGGGGCGCTCTAAGAATGGTGTGTTTCGTTATACTCGTGCCGACAAACTGTCTGCTGTATTGATGTCGGAAATGTTTAACCGCCAACCCAATGTTAAGCCTGAAATGGTCGATGACGTCATCTGGGGTTGTGTCCAACAAACCGAAGAACAATGCATGAATGTGGCACGAAACTCGGCTTTACTTGCTGGCCTACCAGTTGAAGTTACCGCCACTACAGTGAACCGTTTATGTGGTTCATCTATGGATGCGCTTCATATGGCCTGCAACAGCATTAAAGCGGGTAGTGCGGAGGTTGTGTTGGTAGGTGGCGTTGAGCATATGGGGCATATTCCAATGACTCATGGCGTGGATCTTAACCCTGAAAATAATAAACAGATTGCACAAGCGTCAGCCATGATGGGCTTAACCGCTGAGATGTTAGGCAAAATGTATGACATTCCAAGAGAAGAGCAAGATATGTTAGGTGCTCGTTCTCACCGCTTAGCCCAGCAGGCTTCTATAGAAGGACGCTTTGATAATGAGATTGTCCCCATTTCAGGGCATGATGAGCATGGCGTTCCCATTCTGGTAAGTTATGACGAAGTGATTCGCCCTGAAACAACGGAAGAATCACTGGCTCAACTTAGGCCTGTGTTTGACCCTGTTTCAGGTACCGTCACAGCTGGAACTTCATCAGCTCTGTCTGATGGCGCATCTTGTTTGTTAGTGATGAGTGAAGAAAAAGCCACTGAATTAGGCGTAACGCCAAGAGCTCGTATTGTAGCTACCACCACGGCAGGAGTTGCCCCTGCAATTATGGGTTTTGGCCCTGTTCCTGCCAGCAAAAAAGCGTTGGAGCAAGCGGGTTTATCCATCAATAATATTGATTATGCCGAAGTGAATGAAGCGTTTGCCGCACAATCCATACCTTGCTTGAAAGAGCTTGGCTTGTGGGAAAGTCGCGATGAAAAGGTCAACTTGCACGGTGGTGCTATCTCATTAGGTCATCCTTTAGGCTGTTCTGGTGCTCGTATTGTGGGTACCTTGATTAACGTGATGGAGCAGCGAAAAGGGCGCTACGGCTTAGCTACCATGTGTATTGGCATGGGACAAGGTATTGCCACGATTATCGAAATTGTTTAA
- the fadB gene encoding fatty acid oxidation complex subunit alpha FadB, giving the protein MYQGEFFQVVERNQFAELVFDMRSSEFNVLTKEALLELSDAITVIEKSAAKGLIIRSAKSTFSVGANIKAFQELFLGGQEVMSDYISWAQGIYSRLEELNIPKVAIVNGVAAGGAVELSLLAEYRLVTTDVKMGLPEVKLGVLPGWGGLTRLPRICGLDTSLEWFTTGKNFRADKLIKQGVADGVVDPKENDPIAKAEQVLISCIEGQFDWQARRKEKQQPLKLDKYELNMSINVAKGMVARAAGKHYPTAMIILETLEKAAYCERDAALALEIEGVNRCVDTGVADALVNVAVADLVVNSVSKKWAKKEQAHKEIGVIGAGIMGGGIAYVTADKGMDVVMKDINKSGLVLGLNEANKLLTKQVSKGRKKPEEMGQVLNRIMPTLHNNALENSDIIIEAVVENPKVKQVVLGELEKVAPNAILASNTSTLMISGLASKLKRPENFCGIHFFNPVHMMPLVEVIRGEKTSESTIAKAVKYVAQLGKKPIVINDCAGFLVNRCLAPYFLALNKLLLDGGDLAVIDKVMKKDFGWPMGPANLLDVIGLDTAAHCIDVMDDAFPGRMTKPEVNTISILAGKNCFGQKNGQGYHQYKPDRRGKMRLSPCAETEQMLLELRGEPAALHGDTIMMRMMLPMMFEAIRCLDEGIISSPEEGDIAMIYGTGFPPFRGGLFYYMDKMGLAKVLEITKEYEHLGELYQAPEGLVSRVQNNQTFYA; this is encoded by the coding sequence ATGTATCAAGGTGAATTTTTTCAAGTTGTAGAACGTAATCAGTTCGCAGAACTGGTGTTTGATATGCGTTCTAGCGAATTTAATGTATTAACCAAAGAAGCGTTATTGGAACTGTCTGATGCCATAACCGTTATTGAAAAAAGTGCGGCGAAAGGCCTGATTATTCGTTCTGCGAAGTCAACATTTAGTGTTGGAGCGAATATAAAAGCATTCCAAGAACTCTTTTTGGGCGGTCAAGAGGTTATGAGCGACTATATATCATGGGCACAAGGAATTTATAGTCGCCTAGAAGAATTGAATATACCTAAAGTTGCTATCGTCAACGGTGTGGCAGCTGGTGGAGCGGTTGAACTATCACTCTTGGCAGAATATCGACTGGTAACAACCGATGTAAAAATGGGCTTGCCTGAAGTGAAGTTAGGCGTTTTACCAGGGTGGGGGGGGTTGACTCGTTTACCTCGAATATGTGGCTTGGATACCTCGCTAGAGTGGTTTACCACAGGTAAAAACTTCCGTGCGGACAAGCTAATTAAGCAAGGTGTGGCCGATGGTGTTGTTGATCCAAAAGAGAACGATCCTATTGCGAAAGCGGAACAAGTACTCATTTCTTGTATTGAAGGTCAGTTCGATTGGCAAGCACGCCGTAAAGAGAAACAGCAACCACTTAAGCTTGACAAGTATGAACTCAACATGTCAATTAATGTTGCTAAAGGCATGGTTGCTAGAGCAGCGGGGAAACATTATCCAACCGCAATGATCATCCTTGAGACTCTTGAAAAAGCGGCATATTGTGAACGCGACGCTGCATTAGCGTTAGAAATCGAAGGTGTGAATCGTTGTGTGGATACGGGCGTAGCAGATGCGCTTGTTAATGTTGCCGTTGCCGATTTAGTCGTAAATTCAGTGAGTAAAAAATGGGCGAAGAAAGAACAAGCGCATAAAGAAATCGGTGTCATTGGTGCTGGTATCATGGGTGGGGGTATTGCCTATGTAACTGCAGATAAGGGTATGGACGTGGTGATGAAAGATATCAACAAGTCTGGGTTGGTTCTTGGGTTAAATGAAGCGAATAAATTGCTGACCAAACAGGTTAGCAAAGGGCGTAAAAAGCCAGAAGAGATGGGGCAAGTGCTCAATCGTATTATGCCTACCTTGCACAATAATGCTTTAGAAAACAGCGATATAATTATCGAAGCGGTGGTCGAAAACCCGAAAGTGAAACAAGTGGTCCTTGGCGAGTTAGAGAAAGTCGCACCAAACGCTATCTTAGCCTCCAACACTTCTACCCTAATGATTAGCGGTCTAGCCAGCAAGTTAAAAAGGCCTGAAAATTTCTGTGGTATTCACTTCTTTAATCCGGTGCATATGATGCCACTGGTTGAGGTAATCCGTGGGGAGAAAACCAGTGAAAGCACCATTGCTAAAGCGGTCAAATATGTGGCGCAACTGGGCAAGAAACCGATTGTTATCAATGATTGTGCTGGTTTCCTCGTTAACCGTTGTCTAGCGCCTTATTTCTTAGCACTAAATAAACTGCTGCTCGATGGTGGTGATTTGGCGGTCATTGATAAAGTGATGAAAAAAGACTTTGGTTGGCCCATGGGGCCTGCGAATTTGCTAGATGTTATTGGGCTTGATACCGCTGCACATTGTATCGATGTTATGGATGACGCTTTCCCTGGAAGAATGACTAAGCCAGAAGTGAATACCATCAGCATTTTGGCGGGCAAGAACTGTTTTGGGCAGAAAAATGGTCAAGGCTATCACCAATATAAGCCTGATCGCCGTGGCAAAATGCGCCTCTCTCCATGTGCTGAGACAGAGCAAATGTTGTTGGAGTTGCGTGGTGAACCTGCCGCACTGCATGGTGATACCATCATGATGAGGATGATGTTGCCGATGATGTTTGAAGCGATCCGTTGCCTAGACGAAGGGATCATTTCTTCACCGGAAGAAGGCGACATTGCCATGATTTATGGAACGGGCTTCCCTCCATTCCGTGGTGGACTGTTCTATTACATGGATAAAATGGGCCTCGCTAAAGTACTTGAAATTACCAAAGAATATGAACATTTGGGAGAGCTGTATCAGGCACCTGAAGGCTTGGTGTCAAGAGTTCAAAACAACCAAACCTTTTACGCTTAA
- a CDS encoding acetyl-CoA hydrolase/transferase family protein — translation MSWQNSYNDKLISNEKAASMIQSGDKIWGGGFLSVPVLFFQELNKVALELKNTTLYSGLFTYPYEFLKPEYIGHLDYKSLFMGPLEKKFQQKGNAQIIPYHLSNVDEVLLKQNFNVMVIETTPPNEEGYMSLGACGGMGNRFIMQNVDTMQLIITVCNDQQPFVGNPENLIHVSEVNYLTEGHHSIATSKPDKPSEVETKIANHIKPLIKDGSTIQIGIGTLSDAVGVGLKDHQNLGIHTEMFTESMMELCKAGVVNGSKKNYQPNRVVTAFSAGSQELMDFLHNGDNVEIGDVTVVNKPVEIAKNDNLISINTCIMVDLTGQVASEGVGHTQISGSGGQVDFVRGARMSKGGLSIIALASTYQAPTGMESTIKLALPEGTPVTTPRNDVQLIATEYGIADLRGLSTVERAEAMINIAHPELRQELRDTAKQIGRIR, via the coding sequence ATGTCATGGCAAAATTCTTATAACGATAAACTGATCTCTAACGAAAAAGCCGCCAGTATGATTCAATCTGGTGACAAAATTTGGGGCGGAGGGTTTCTATCTGTTCCCGTTCTATTTTTTCAGGAATTGAATAAAGTAGCGCTCGAGTTGAAAAATACCACGCTTTACTCTGGTTTATTTACCTACCCTTATGAGTTTTTAAAGCCCGAATATATTGGCCATCTTGATTATAAAAGTCTGTTTATGGGGCCATTAGAAAAGAAATTTCAGCAAAAGGGTAATGCGCAAATCATTCCCTATCATCTATCCAATGTTGATGAAGTATTATTAAAGCAGAACTTCAATGTGATGGTTATAGAAACGACGCCGCCAAACGAAGAAGGTTATATGAGCTTGGGCGCTTGTGGTGGCATGGGCAATCGTTTCATTATGCAAAACGTAGACACGATGCAACTGATTATCACAGTTTGCAATGATCAACAGCCTTTCGTGGGAAATCCTGAAAACCTTATTCATGTCTCTGAAGTCAATTATCTCACCGAAGGGCATCACTCTATCGCCACATCAAAACCAGATAAGCCGAGTGAAGTCGAGACAAAGATTGCCAACCACATCAAACCGTTAATCAAAGATGGTTCCACTATTCAGATTGGTATTGGCACATTATCGGATGCTGTAGGTGTTGGTTTAAAAGACCATCAGAACTTGGGCATTCATACCGAAATGTTCACCGAATCTATGATGGAGCTGTGTAAAGCTGGCGTAGTGAACGGTAGCAAGAAAAACTATCAACCTAATAGAGTAGTCACTGCCTTTTCCGCGGGATCACAAGAGTTAATGGATTTTCTCCATAACGGCGATAATGTTGAGATTGGTGATGTCACTGTGGTCAATAAGCCAGTAGAAATTGCTAAGAACGATAATCTCATTTCTATCAATACGTGCATTATGGTGGACTTGACTGGTCAAGTGGCTTCGGAAGGTGTTGGGCATACCCAGATCTCCGGTTCTGGTGGTCAGGTGGACTTTGTTCGTGGCGCGCGTATGTCTAAGGGCGGTTTGTCTATTATTGCTTTGGCTTCTACCTACCAAGCTCCAACAGGTATGGAATCCACCATTAAATTGGCATTACCAGAAGGCACACCCGTTACCACGCCTCGTAATGATGTGCAGTTGATTGCGACCGAATACGGTATTGCTGACCTTCGCGGTTTAAGTACGGTCGAGCGAGCAGAAGCAATGATAAACATCGCGCACCCAGAACTTCGTCAAGAGCTGCGTGATACCGCAAAACAAATTGGTCGAATTCGATAA